A DNA window from Pyrus communis chromosome 3, drPyrComm1.1, whole genome shotgun sequence contains the following coding sequences:
- the LOC137727947 gene encoding uncharacterized protein isoform X3 codes for MAGIMDLMKVILMILAANAAVGVITETNAEKALEVLICRLIDRPLCPTMCSGFYHETQILSWWLLMSAELNVSENQTALLGSPISWLFKFFRDAYIDL; via the exons ATGGCAGGAATCATGGACTTGATGAAG GTTATTCTCATGATATTGGCTGCAAATGCTGCAGTAGGAGTGATTACAGAAACCAACGCAGAAAAAGCTCTTGAG GTTCTCATTTGTAGATTGATTGATAGGCCTTTGTGTCCAACTATGTGCAGCGGCTTCTACCATGAAACTCAGATACTCTCTTGG TGGCTCTTGATGTCAGCTGAATTGAATGTAAGTGAAAATCAAACTGCTTTGCTTGGTTCACCCATCTCTTGGTTATTTAAATTCTTTAGAGATGCCTatattgatttgtga
- the LOC137727947 gene encoding uncharacterized protein isoform X1 — translation MAGIMDLMKVILMILAANAAVGVITETNAEKALEVLICRLIDRPLCPTMCSGFYHETQILSWELDPGCAFLCPSCVCMSSFTSQFEVQLFCTNCSKIPALKHLRSLTHPSIIDTPKMIVQTCQWF, via the exons ATGGCAGGAATCATGGACTTGATGAAG GTTATTCTCATGATATTGGCTGCAAATGCTGCAGTAGGAGTGATTACAGAAACCAACGCAGAAAAAGCTCTTGAG GTTCTCATTTGTAGATTGATTGATAGGCCTTTGTGTCCAACTATGTGCAGCGGCTTCTACCATGAAACTCAGATACTCTCTTGG GAGTTGGACCCTGGATGTGCTTTCCTTTGTCCATCCTGCGTCTGCATGTCCTCATTCACAAG tCAGTTTGAAGTTCAACTTTTTTGCACAAATTGCTCAAAAATTCCAGCTCTCAAACATCTCAGATCCCTTACTCACCCTTCTATCATCGACACCCCAAAg ATGATAGTTCAAACGTGTCAATGGTTCTAG
- the LOC137728062 gene encoding TMV resistance protein N-like, which produces MALSTQRASASFVSNESAPQWKYDVFLSFRGVDTRKSFVSHLYHELWECQGITTFLDDRELEGGTSIHLVLPSAIKESHIAIVVLSPNYASSKWCLNELTTILQSMEARNTVLPVFYETDPSDVGNQRGTFAKAFDEHEKKFISTEDKMKVTQWREALKKVSKISGWHSKESKCERELIEKIVQSVWRKVQATFTLLDSSQKFVGVNFRLEQLSSLLAHDANDVRFIGITGMAGIGKTTLAKLVYDRIFHHFEVHCFLGNVREVSKINRTLIGLQKRLLFPMLKAKIEEIWDEECGLFFIKKCLCNKKVLLVLDDVDDLKQLEVLAGNQSWFGMGSRIVITTRNEGLLVQHGIAASYKMRGLNDCEALELFSLNAFRKEQPEEEFLELTNHFLEYASGLPLVLKTLGSFLHTRGQDAWKSVLDNIHTVPNPTIFNTLKISYDGLEDIEKRVFLDVACFHKGKCMKQVIRMLDNSFGISSSIMIDLLIEKSLLTIEKRIQYDNSAKYFIGMHDLIQEMAWTIVGQESIEPGLRSRLWLRDDIFYILTTNTGTGAIEGIVLQLPEIEEVHWSCEAFSNMHGLRFLEFDNLIISSRPKFLPCSLRIMVWSWYPSKSLPPSFHPRFLTQLRMRHSKLVRLWDEKENFPKLKCIDLSYSNKLITTPDFTGLQNLEELDLGDCTKLVEIHPSIAVLKKLKVLNLRGCESVKSLPSEVEMDALQYLNLFGCSKVKKIPEFSNQMKSLSTLFIRGTAIEKLPSSIEHLVGLTRLSMNKCRRELFVDMKNLKSLSLSGPLAKAMDDGPCWGLVLSSLFHLRCLEDLVLRYCDLGEGDISDDIGCLSSLKKLDLSGNGFVTLPASIKCLSRLEHLYLNECQRLEQLPDLPSNRKLYVYVNDCTSLKRLSDPSNLYDFAFSSLNCLTLVEDEDWIKTIYSRIVKYATEKICRHPIVCPGKGIPEWFNNQTLGHALDVELPPQSCSSWMGIVFCVVFAQPKENLGLLQKQNENFRNPAAPKTDGFWIRCLLRTNRKQSARSSWCFTRPLVSEHLWIFYLPRKEYLHEQFLFETYYSLGMNQPKVGFNVVKKCGARVVYKKDLEELNRTLKMLKRTHEYCEEGASSQSRSFDVKEHTRKRHKEDK; this is translated from the exons ATGGCATTGAGCACCCAAAGAGCCTCTGCATCTTTTGTTTCGAACGAATCCGCTCCTCAATGGAAGTATGatgtgtttttgagttttagggGTGTAGACACCCGCAAGAGTTTTGTATCTCATTTATACCATGAATTGTGGGAGTGCCAAGGAATTACGACTTTCTTGGACGATCGAGAGCTTGAAGGAGGAACAAGTATTCATCTTGTGCTCCCGAGTGCGATCAAGGAATCGCATATTGCAATCGTTGTTCTCTCACCAAACTACGCTTCTTCCAAATGGTGCTTGAATGAACTTACAACCATTCTTCAATCTATGGAAGCCAGGAACACAGTTCTGCCAGTCTTTTACGAGACAGATCCATCTGACGTTGGAAATCAGAGGGGGACTTTTGCCAAAGCCTTCGATGAGCATGAAAAAAAGTTCATTAGTACCGAAGACAAAATGAAGGTGACCCAGTGGAGAGAAGCTCTGAAAAAAGTATCCAAAATTTCTGGGTGGCATTCGAAGGAATCTAA GTGTGAAAGGGAGCTTATTGAAAAAATCGTCCAAAGCGTGTGGAGGAAAGTGCAAGCTACATTCACATTGTTAGATTCTTCACAGAAATTTGTTGGGGTTAATTTTAGGCTTGAGCAACTAAGTTCGCTATTAGCTCATGATGCCAATGATGTTCGCTTTATAGGGATAACGGGGATGGCTGGCATAGGTAAGACAACCCTTGCTAAGCTAGTTTATGATAGAATCTTCCATCATTTTGAAGTTCATTGCTTTCTTGGCAACGTTAGAGAGGTTTCTAAAATAAACCGTACTCTAATTGGCCTTCAAAAAAGACTTCTTTTTCCGATGTTGAAGGCAAAGATTGAAGAAATTTGGGATGAAGAGTGCGGACTCTTTTTCATTAAGAAGTGCTTATGCAATAAAAAGGTTCTTCTCGTACTTGATGATGTGGATGATTTAAAACAACTAGAAGTACTGGCTGGAAATCAAAGTTGGTTTGGTATGGGAAGTAGAATTGTGATTACGACTAGAAATGAAGGGTTGCTAGTCCAACATGGTATAGCAGCATCATATAAGATGCGGGGGTTGAATGACTGCGAAGCACTTGAGCTCTTTAGTCTGAATGCCTTTAGGAAAGAACAACCCGAGGAAGAATTTTTGGAACTCACTAACCATTTCCTAGAATATGCCAGCGGCCTTCCACTAGTTCTTAAAACATTAGGGTCTTTTTTGCATACGAGAGGTCAGGATGCATGGAAGAGTGTGTTGGATAATATTCATACAGTTCCTAATCCAACAATTTTCAATACACTCAAAATCAGTTATGACGGACTAGAGGACATAGAGAAGAGAGTTTTTCTCGATGTTGCATGTTTCCACAAAGGGAAGTGCATGAAGCAAGTTATTCGAATGCTAGACAattcttttggaatttctagTAGTATTATGATAGATCTACTAATTGAGAAATCTCTCTTAACTATTGAAAAACGCATCCAATATGATAATTCAGCCAAGTACTTCATAGGGATGCATGATTTGATACAAGAAATGGCATGGACAATTGTTGGTCAAGAGTCTATAGAGCCTGGTCTACGGAGTAGGTTGTGGCTTCGCGATGACATTTTCTATATATTGACGACCAATAC GGGAACGGGAGCTATTGAAGGTATAGTCTTACAGTTACCTGAAATAGAAGAGGTGCACTGGAGTTGTGAAGCCTTCTCTAATATGCATGGATTGAGGTTTCTAGAATTCGACAATTTGATCATTTCTTCACGTCCCAAATTTCTTCCATGTTCCTTGAGAATTATGGTTTGGAGTTGGTATCCTTCCAAGTCTCTTCCACCAAGCTTTCACCCGCGTTTCCTTACCCAACTAAGAATGCGTCATAGCAAACTTGTTCGTTTATGGGATGAAAAAGAG AACTTTCCCAAGTTGAAATGTATTGATCTGAGCTACTCAAATAAATTGATCACTACACCAGATTTCACTGGTCTTCAAAATCTTGAGGAGTTGGATCTTGGGGATTGTACGAAGTTAGTTGAGATTCACCCATCCATTGCAGTTCTtaaaaaacttaaagttttgaaTCTTCGTGGTTGTGAAAGTGTTAAGAGCCTCCCAAGTGAAGTAGAAATGGATGCTCTTCAGTATTTGAATCTTTTCGGATGCTCCAAAGTCAAAAAGATCCCAGAATTTTCGAACCAGATGAAAAGTTTGTCCACGCTTTTTATACGTGGGACTGCGATTGAGAAATTACCTTCATCGATTGAACATCTGGTTGGCCTTACTAGACTGAGTATGAATAAATGCAGAAGAGAGCTGTTTGTTGATATGAAAAATCTCAAATCTCTTTCGCTTTCTGGACCACTTGCTAAAGCAATGGATGATGGGCCTTGTTGgggtttggtgttgtcttctttATTTCATTTGCGTTGTTTGGAGGACTTAGTACTACGTTATTGTGATCTTGGTGAAGGTGATATCTCCGATGATATTGGTTGCTTGTCGTCTTTAAAAAAGTTAGATCTTAGTGGAAACGGTTTTGTTACCCTTCCAGCAAGCATCAAATGCCTTTCTCGACTTGAGCATCTTTACTTGAACGAGTGCCAAAGACTTGAGCAACTGCCAGATCTTCCGTCAAATAGGAAATTATACGTATATGTAAATGATTGTACTTCATTGAAAAGGTTGTCGGATCCATCCAATTTGTATGATTTTGCTTTCAGTTCTCTGAATTGCCTTACATTGGTGGAAGATGAAGACTGGATCAAAACAATATATTCAAGGATCGTGAAATACGCAACTGag AAAATCTGTCGTCATCCTATTGTGTGCCCCGGAAAGGGGATTCCCGAGTGGTTCAACAATCAAACTTTGGGACATGCGCTAGATGTGGAGCTACCTCCGCAATCGTGTAGCAGCTGGATGGGGAttgttttttgtgttgtttttgcACAACCTAAGGAGAACTTGGGtcttcttcaaaaacaaaatgagaacttCCGAAATCCAGCTGCCCCTAAAACGGATGGATTCTGGATTCGGTGTTTACTTCGGACCAACCGTAAACAGAGTGCACGGAGTTCATGGTGCTTTACAAGGCCTCTTGTGTCTGAACACCTTTGGATATTCTATTTGCCTCGCAAAGAATATCTTCATGAACAGTTTCTATTTGAAACTTATTATAGTCTCGGAATGAATCAACCCAAAGTAGGCTTCAATGTGGTGAAGAAGTGCGGGGCTCGTGTGGTGTACAAGAAGGATTTGGAAGAACTCAACCGAACACTAAAAATGTTGAAGCGAACACATGAATATTGTGAAGAGGGAGCTTCAAGTCAAAGTCGTAGTTTTGACGTCAAAGAACATACCCGCAAAAGGCACAAGGAAGACAAATAA
- the LOC137727947 gene encoding uncharacterized protein isoform X2, whose protein sequence is MAGIMDLMKVILMILAANAAVGVITETNAEKALEVLICRLIDRPLCPTMCSGFYHETQILSWELDPGCAFLCPSCVCMSSFTSQFEVQLFCTNCSKIPALKHLRSLTHPSIIDTPK, encoded by the exons ATGGCAGGAATCATGGACTTGATGAAG GTTATTCTCATGATATTGGCTGCAAATGCTGCAGTAGGAGTGATTACAGAAACCAACGCAGAAAAAGCTCTTGAG GTTCTCATTTGTAGATTGATTGATAGGCCTTTGTGTCCAACTATGTGCAGCGGCTTCTACCATGAAACTCAGATACTCTCTTGG GAGTTGGACCCTGGATGTGCTTTCCTTTGTCCATCCTGCGTCTGCATGTCCTCATTCACAAG tCAGTTTGAAGTTCAACTTTTTTGCACAAATTGCTCAAAAATTCCAGCTCTCAAACATCTCAGATCCCTTACTCACCCTTCTATCATCGACACCCCAAAg TGA
- the LOC137727945 gene encoding TMV resistance protein N-like — translation MALSTQRASASFASNESAPRWKYDVFLSFRGLDTRKGFVSHLYHELCKCQGITTFLDDRELEGGTSIHLELPSAIKESHIAIVVLSPNYASSKWCLNELTTILQCMEARNTVLPVFYETDPSDVGNQRGSFAKAFDEHEEKFISTQDKMKVTQWREALKKISKISGWHSKESKCERELIEKIVQSVWRKVQATFTLLDSSQTFVGVNFRLEQLSSLLAHDADDVRFIGITGMGGIGKTTLAKLVYDKFFHHFEVHSFLGNIREVSKKDRTLIGLQERLLSPMLKEKVKEIWDEECGIIFIKKCLRNKKVLLVLDDVDDLKQLEVLAGNQSWFGMGSRIVITTRNEGLLVQHGIAASYKMQGLNDCEALELFSLNAFRKEQPEKDFLELSEHFLKYARGLPLVLKTLGSFLHKRGQDAWKSVLDNIHTVPNPTIFNTLKISYDGLEDMEKRVFLDVACFHKGKCMKQVIPILDNSFEVSSSIMIDLLIEKSLLTVAKRIQYDNSAKYFIGMHDLIQEMAWTIVGQESKEPGLRSRLWLPDDILHIFTTNTGTRAIEGIGLQLPEIEKVHWSCEAFSNMHGLRFLELDNLIISSSPKFLPCSLRIIIWSWYPSKSLPPSFHPCFLTELRMCHSKLVRLWDGKENFPKLKCIDMSFSNKLIGTPDFTGLQNLEELILLWCKNLVEIHSSIAVLKKLKVLNLCGCESIKSLPSKVEMDSLESLILTGCSKVKKFPEFSNQQMKSLSTLFLDATAIEKLPSSIEHLVGLTKLSINTCTKELVLSSLYHLRCLEVLELCYCDLGEGDISDDISCLSSLKELDLSGNNFVTLPASIKYLSRLEYLLLMGCQRLEQLPDLPPNRKLHVYLFDCTSLKRLSDPSNLYDFDFCPLNCITLVEDENWIKAIYSGIMKYTTEKIYSFYNKIVCPGKEIPEWFNNQTSGHALDVELPPQSCSSWMGIAFCVVFAQPKEILRLLQKQKENWPNPAAIKGDGFMIRCLLRTNRKQSARSSWCFTMCFQWPLVSEHLWIFYLPRKKCLQEQFLFETYYRLGMNKPKVGLNTVKKCGARLVYKQDLKELKRTLKILK, via the exons ATGGCATTGAGCACCCAAAGAGCCTCTGCATCTTTTGCTTCGAATGAATCCGCTCCTCGATGGAAGTATGatgtgtttttgagttttagagGTCTAGACACCCGCAAGGGTTTTGTATCTCATTTATACCATGAATTGTGCAAGTGCCAAGGAATTACGACTTTCTTGGACGATCGAGAGCTTGAAGGAGGAACAAGTATTCATCTTGAGCTCCCGAGTGCGATCAAGGAATCGCATATTGCAATCGTTGTTCTCTCACCAAACTATGCTTCTTCCAAATGGTGCTTGAATGAACTTACAACCATTCTTCAATGCATGGAAGCCAGGAACACAGTTCTGCCGGTCTTTTACGAGACAGATCCATCAGACGTTGGAAATCAGAGGGGGTCTTTTGCCAAAGCCTTCGATGAGCATGAAGAAAAGTTCATTAGTACCCAAGACAAGATGAAGGTGACCCAGTGGAGAGAAGCTCTGAAAAAGATATCCAAAATTTCTGGGTGGCATTCGAAGGAATCGAA GTGTGAAAGGGAGCTTATTGAAAAAATCGTCCAAAGCGTGTGGAGGAAAGTGCAAGCTACATTCACGTTGTTAGATTCTTCACAGACATTTGTTGGGGTTAATTTTAGGCTTGAGCAACTAAGTTCGCTATTAGCTCATGATGCGGATGATGTTCGCTTTATAGGGATAACGGGGATGGGTGGCATAGGTAAGACAACCCTTGCTAAGCTAGTTTATGATAAATTCTTCCATCATTTTGAAGTTCATTCCTTCCTAGGAAACATTAGAGAGGTTTCTAAAAAAGACCGTACTCTAATTGGTCTTCAAGAAAGACTTCTTTCTCCGATGTTGAAGGAAAAGGTTAAAGAAATTTGGGATGAAGAGTGCGGaatcattttcattaagaaGTGCTTACGCAATAAAAAGGTTCTTCTCGTACTTGATGATGTGGATGATTTAAAACAACTAGAAGTACTGGCCGGAAATCAAAGTTGGTTTGGTATGGGAAGTAGAATTGTGATTACGACTAGAAATGAAGGGTTGCTAGTCCAACATGGTATAGCAGCATCATATAAGATGCAGGGGTTGAATGACTGCGAAGCACTTGAGCTCTTTAGTCTGAATGCCTTTAGGAAAGAGCAACCCGAGAAAGACTTTTTGGAACTCTCAGAGCATTTCCTAAAATATGCTAGAGGCCTTCCACTAGTCCTTAAAACATTAGGGTCTTTTTTGCATAAGAGAGGTCAGGATGCATGGAAGAGTGTGTTGGATAATATTCATACAGTTCCTAATCCAACAATTTTCAATACACTCAAAATCAGTTATGACGGACTAGAGGATATGGAGAAGAGAGTTTTTCTCGATGTTGCATGTTTCCACAAAGGGAAGTGCATGAAGCAAGTTATTCCAATACTAGACAATTCTTTTGAAGTTTCTAGTAGTATTATGATCGATCTACTAATTGAGAAATCTCTCTTAACTGTTGCAAAACGCATCCAATATGATAATTCAGCCAAGTACTTCATAGGGATGCATGATTTGATACAAGAAATGGCATGGACAATTGTTGGTCAAGAGTCTAAAGAGCCCGGTCTACGGAGTAGGTTGTGGCTTCCCGATGACATTTTGCATATATTCACGACCAATACG GGAACGAGAGCTATTGAAGGTATAGGATTACAGCTACCTGAAATAGAAAAGGTGCACTGGAGTTGTGAAGCCTTCTCTAATATGCATGGATTGAGGTTTCTAGAATTGGACAATTTGATCATTTCTTCAAGTCCCAAGTTTCTTCCATGTTCTTTGAGAATTATAATTTGGAGTTGGTATCCTTCCAAGTCTCTTCCACCAAGCTTTCACCCTTGTTTCCTTACCGAACTAAGAATGTGTCATAGCAAACTTGTTCGTTTATGGGATGGAAAAGAG AACTTTCCCAAGTTGAAATGTATTGATATGAGCTTCTCAAATAAATTGATCGGCACCCCAGATTTCACTGGTCTTCAAAATCTTGAGGAGTTGATTCTTCTGTGGTGTAAGAATTTAGTTGAGATTCACTCGTCTATTGCAGTTCTtaaaaaacttaaagttttgaaTCTTTGTGGCTGTGAAAGTATTAAGAGCCTCCCAAGTAAGGTAGAAATGGATTCTCTTGAGTCTTTAATTCTTACCGGATGCTCCAAAGTGAAAAAGTTCCCAGAATTTTCGAACCAGCAGATGAAAAGTTTGTCCACGCTTTTTTTAGATGCTACTGCGATTGAGAAATTACCTTCATCGATTGAACATCTGGTTGGCCTGACTAAACTGAGTATCAATACGTGCACAAAAGAGCTGGTGTTGTCTTCTTTATATCATTTGCGTTGTTTGGAGGTGTTAGAACTATGTTATTGTGATCTTGGTGAAGGTGATATCTCCGATGATATTAGTTGCTTGTCCTCTTTAAAAGAGTTAGATCTTAGTGGAAACAATTTTGTTACCCTTCCAGCAAGCATCAAATACCTTTCCCGACTTGAGTATCTTCTGTTGATGGGGTGCCAGAGACTTGAGCAACTACCAGATCTTCCGCCAAATAGGAAATTACACGTATATTTGTTTGATTGTACTTCATTGAAAAGGTTGTCGGATCCATCCAATTTGTATGATTTTGATTTCTGTCCTTTGAATTGCATTACATTGGTGGAAGATGAAAACTGGATCAAAGCAATATATTCAGGGATCATGAAATACACAACtgag AAAATCTATAGTTTTTACAATAAAATTGTGTGCCCCGGAAAGGAGATTCCCGAGTGGTTCAACAATCAAACTTCGGGACATGCGCTAGATGTGGAGCTACCTCCGCAATCGTGTAGCAGCTGGATGGGGATTgctttttgtgttgtttttgcACAACCTAAGGAGATCTTGCGtcttcttcaaaaacaaaaggagaACTGGCCAAATCCAGCTGCCATTAAAGGGGATGGTTTCATGATTCGGTGTTTACTTCGGACTAACCGTAAACAGAGTGCACGGAGTTCATGGTGCTTTACAATGTGCTTTCAATGGCCTCTTGTGTCTGAACACCTTTGGATATTCTATTTGCCTCGCAAAAAATGCCTTCAAGAACAGTTTCTATTTGAAACTTATTATAGGCTCGGAATGAATAAACCAAAAGTAGGCTTGAATACGGTGAAGAAGTGTGGAGCTCGTTTGGTGTACAAGCAAGATTTGAAAGAACTCAAACGAACACTGAAAATCTTGAAGTGA